A window of Adhaeribacter arboris genomic DNA:
GCCTGGGCGACATCCACCACTTTGCGCACATAATCAGCCAGCGTAACTTTTTCCGGAGGCGCTTTGTCATTACCATGACTGGGCAGGTCAATTGCCAGAACCCGATGGCCCTGGGCTTGTAAAAGGGGAGCTACTTTCTTCCAGGCCCACGCCCCATGGTTAGCCCCATGCACCAACAAGTAAGTTTTGGGTGAGTTGGTTTTTGTGTTTTCCAGATCATCTTTACAAGCGATCAATAATAAAAGAGGCAATAGTACCCCGGTTGCCCAAACGGGCAGAAACTTTGTTTTCATAATATTTGGATTTGGATAATTGATTAAATATGCTCTGAAATGAGAATGGATAGGGATTAGACAGGCTCCCGAAGTTGATTGGACTTACAAAAATATGCTCATGCTTCGCTTTAAGTAAATAGCACAAAAAAAAACGAATGAATATAGCAGATAGCCTGTCCGGAAACCCGGCGCCAGGAAGAAGCTAAGCTATAAGGGCAACTTTCCTTATTTATATTAATAAATTGATTGCTGTAACACCTTTGCGACTGATAACTTAAACAGAAAAGATAGGAATGGATAAGCTTATCTCGTCTATTATCTCCGCCAGTTTCTCGGGCATGGAGAAAAAAGGTGAATGGCTACTGTGTAGGGTATACACTTTTTCACAGGGCACGTGGGTTGACAGGAAGGTCTTATCCATATCCTGGCTTTCGGTGCAAAGAATAAAGTATTTGGGGATTACTCCGTAAACTTCTTCCGTCAATTGAACGGGTGTTGCCAACGGTGCAATGGGTTCTTTGGAAAGCCGGGTTAAGGCAAACTTTTTATCCGCTTCGGAGCAATCGTGATAGAAAATCTGCGCCGCTAATTCCGGATTTACCCAATTGGTTTGGTGATCTTCCGCCGTAATCAGGTTTTCGACAAGGTTGGGTTTTCTTGAATTTGGTGACAGCTGTTTTAGCGTCGCCTCTACCAACGCGAACAGCGATTCCCCGTTGCGGGGCAGGAAGGCATCCAGATAGATTAAAGCCGAAACTTTTTTGCTACCTAGTTTTTCTGCTGCTTGTGAAATGACCATACCCGCCATGGAATGTCCCACCAATAGCACCTCCCCTTCCTGCTCATTGGCCGTTTTCATTACGGCATTGACGTAATCCTTTAAACTGACCTCCGAGGTACGTTCGATATCCTGGCCATGTCCCGGTAGCTCAATGGCGATGGCAGTATGCCCTTTGGCTTGTACCAACGGAATTACTTTATCCCAGCACCAGGCACCGTGCCAGGCGCCGTGCACGAACAGGTACGTTTTACCCGCGGGAGAAATTGCATTATTTGTCATGGTTACTAAAAATTAATGGTAGAAAACAGATTGACTTCTAAATCAAATATTTGATGAAGCAAAATTGCGGGTTATCTACCAATAACTGGTGGTAAAAAAAGGACAACTAAGTGGTAAAAAAAGGACATTGTTAAACCATGGAAACCGAAGCTTCCGCGCGGCTTTTATATAGCTCGGCGGTAAGGCCTAACCGACTCTCCGGGGAGTTGCTTTCCAGGAAGTGATAGTCGTTGGGGGTTTGTTTTGTAAATTCTTTGTAATCCTTAACCAGGTGTTGGTAGTCGAAGTAGCCGCATTCCAACGCAATGCGCAACCAATCCCGGTGAGGGTAAGCGTTTTTTATATGGATGGCCTTGGTAAAGCGGATGATTCTCAAGTAGGTTTTCGGATTTACCCCGGTTCTTTCGTAGAACTTTCTGGTAAACTGTTTTGTAGATAAGCAAGCCTCCCCGGCAAGCCAGTCCAGCGAAGCTTTCCCCCCGGCCTGGATCATCAACCGGGTTACAGTGTCCAGCCGGTGCGCCTCTTTCCGGGCATTGCTTATTAAGGAATTTACAAACTGGTCCCCAATGGATACCATTTGGTGGTAGCTGCCGGCATTTTGCAACTGCTCCAAAATTAGCCGAATTTTTTTGGAAAAGATAAGCTCCGCATCCAAGTACTGATTGGTTAACTCGAAAGCTGAAATACCCGTTAGCTGAAACAAGGCCGTGGGCTGAAAAGCAATGTTGAAGGTTATAAAATCTTTACCCAGCAAATACCGGTTAAGAACCGAAGTTTGCTGGCCGGTCAGAACTACCGGAAATTTGTAGTCTGTTTTTGGGCCCTTACCTAATTGAACAAGCTCCCGTTCCCGAAGAAAAAAATGAAGACATACTTCCGGCCGGGGCGCATACGCTTTAAACACCGGTTCGGGCGCCTGCACAAAGTTAAAGTGAACAATCCGGTAACACTGCACAAATTCCGTCAGCGATGGATGAGGGGCTAAATCTTGTAAAATCATCCCGAATAAAGTAAGTATGAAGGAGAAACGTAGATCTCTAAAATCAATTTTCAAACTTGCCCTGAAAGGCCTGACCGTTTATTTAATTTATCCAGGCGGCCCCAATAGGCATCAGACTAAATTAATTTATTATATTCCTTTAACCAAATCTATGGCGGTGAGCAAAATTTAGGTATTTCTTAGCATTTTTAAATTAAGCAGGATGTTCCTAACTATTTTTCGTTTGCTGTATTCCAATCTTTTGCTCTGGAATATTTAGTTAACATTAGAAAATCTGCGACAAGGCCCATTCTTAATTATTATCCTGCAAAGAGCAGAAATTTAAAATTTAACGACAATCCCCAAAATAGGGGATTTTGGCAGCAAAAAGATGCGGCTTGTACAATCGGGTAAGTTACTTCTCTCTAAGGGTGGGAATTGTTCCTTCGAAAACCTAATGAGCTACTCCAGTAGGCAGCCCCCGGGCAGTTGCGCCGTAAGACAAAAGTGTTTTATATTTTAGGAGTATACCGGTAGTAACTTCATCCATTACTTCCTCTTCAAGCCAAACAGCGGCCGCAAAAGGTTTACTCTCCGGATAAGGAACTCATAGAGAGTAAAGCAGCCTACGGCGGTAAAAAGTAAAACTAAAGTAAATTGCAGCGGTGCATTTACCTGCACCGGAAAAAAGAGCAAAGAGCCTAAGTACAGAAATACCATGTGAATAATGTAAACCGGGTAAGCCGCCTGGCTTAAATAGCGGAGCGCTTTACTCGGTCGATTTAGGTATTTGTAGCTAAATGCCAGCACCGCCACAATCCAAAATACCGATTCTATGGCCAGCAAATAATTGAGGGCAAACCGTTGAAAGTAAATTATCCGGATAGTAAATAGCAGGGCTGCTATACAAACAAACAACCAGCGTCCTTTTAAAAGCATTTCCCAGAAAGCCGGGCCGCTCCACACAAAACAAAACCCAAAGAAAAAGGCCAGCAATCCCAAAAAGAATCCGTGCCAGGTCATGGCATACAAGGTGTAAGCACCGGGATTAACCAGAATGGCTTCGGCCGCAAAGGCCACTAATAAGACGATTAAACCTAAGGGGCTACTTATAACCTTTTTTACGCCAGCGGTTAGCCTCGCAGTTTGGTTATTTTTAAGATAAAAGAAAAAAGGCAACAGCGCTACCACGTAAATAAAAATATTACCTAAAAACCATAAGTGACCCGGATTAGGCAAATAAGTTTGTTGCATGTGATAGTTATGCTGCCAAAGTAATAAATGCAGCGGCACGATGCAGAAGTATCCGAACAGGAAAGGCAGTAAGATCCGGCTGGCGCGTTCCCACAAGAGTTGTTTCCAGGTCCGGTTTTGAATGGCAAAGTAAACGCCCATGCCAGACACAAAAAATAACAGCGGGATGCGCCAGATATTCAACATCGACATGGGAATCCATAAAGACTCCCACGTTTTTTCGGTGGTAATAAATCCAATCAGCATGCCCCAGGACTGGAAACCTATTGCTACATGGTAAATTAAAAGTAAGCCAATGGCAATGACTCTGACCCAATCAATATCGTATCTTCTGGGGTTAATTTCCATTTTTGTGGCCGGTTTAAGTAGATTAATTATTTTAACAGAGCCGCAATTTGGGGTCGCGTTTTTTCCAGGTAAGCGTAATCCAGTTTTAAGCCCATGGGGCCGAGTGCCTTGCCCAACATATCGTAAGCCGGTTTGGCTTCAGTAAACGGCGAGTTTACCGATTCGTAGGCCGTGACGCCGTAACCGTTCTTTATGGTTTTATCAGCCCCTTTATCCAGCAACATTTTTACCATCTGCGGCCGACAAAAAAAAGCGGCGGTGTGCAGGGCCGTAGAGCCTTCTTTGTTTTTAAAATTTACATCCGCTCCGGCTTCCAGCAATAACTTAGCTTCGGCGGGCTTGTCAAAAATAGTAGCGGTTATTAAGGGGCTGGACCCGCCGAAAGGATCTTTCTCGTTTACATCCGTGCCCGCCTGAATGTGCTGCTGCAAAGCCGCCAGGTTTCCCGTGAGTACAGCGGTATGAATATCTATTTGGGGCGGCTTTATATTACGGGAAGTGGCCATGGTTGCCTTTTCCGGATTAGAGGCGGGAGCGTTGTTGCAGGAAACGCCTTTAAAAAGAACTATTAATAATAGAAATGGGGTAGCTACCCGAAGCAAATTTACTGGTTGCGTTTTCATGATTGAAGGGTTAAAATTTTCGACATATTCGATAGTCCAAAGGTCCGCTGAGCGGGAGGGCCGGACTAAATACCTATGCGGAAAAAACCATCAAGTTTGCGGGAAGCAATATAAATTATGATGAATTTGTATAAATTATGATGCAAATGGGTGATTTTAAGAATAAATTAGGCTGGAAAAAATATAGCCCGACTCAGAAAGGATAAATCTGAAAACCATTATTTTCGACTTTGTTTACAGTCTTACTTTGTAAGTCAGAAACCAATTAGCGCCCACTTTTAAAAGTCATGCCGGATTCCAGTATTATCGATAACGATTTCATAAGCCAGATTACCGCCGTGGTGGAAAAAAACCTCGCGAACGAGCAGTTTGGCGTGTCGGAGCTGGCCGACGAAATGAACATGAGCCGGTCGAACTTGCTGCGCAAAATAAAAAAGCTCACCCATTTATCGGTAAGTCAGCTAATCCGGGAGGTGCGTTTGCGGCGCGGCATGGATCTTTTGCGGCAAACTTCTTTAAACGTGTCGGAGGTAGCGCACCAGGTAGGTTTTAGCAGTACGTCGTATTTTATTAAATGCTTCCGGGAGCACTATGGTTACCCACCCGGCGAAGTAGGCAAAAGAGCCGAAGAAAAAATAGCGGAAGAAATTACCGGCGAGCCAGTTTTGTTGGTACCGCCAAAGCCCAAAGCAAAATACCCTTGGCTGGTTTTGGGCGGGTTGGTGATAGTTGCAGCGCTCGGATTCGGGTATTTTTTAAAATTTCAAGCTACTTCAGCGGTGCCGCTGGAGAAATCCATTGTGGTGTTACCTTTTAAAAACGACAGCAGCGATTCCACGAACGTTTATTTGATCAACGGCTTAATGGAATCTACTTTAAACAACCTGCAAAAAATAAAAGATTTAAAGGTAATCAGCCGCACTTCCGCCGAAAAGTACCGCCGCACCACCAAGTCTATTCCGGAAATGGCGCAAGAACTACACGCCAACTATTTTGTAGAGGGCAGCGGCCAGAAAATCGGCAACCAGATCTTACTCAATATTCAGTTAATTGATGCCACCACCGATAAACACTTATGGGCGAAACAATACAAAAGAGAAACCCGGGATATTTTTGCCTTGCAGCAAGAAATTGCCCGCAATATAGCCCAGGAAATTCAGGCCATTATTACGCCGGAAGAAGAAAAAAGAATTAATAAAAACCCGACGAACAATCTGGTAGCGTACGATTTATTTTTAAAAGGCCAGCATCTTTTTCGCCAGGGGAGGCGCGAAAACCAGGAAAAAGCCATTCCTTTTTTCAAAAAAGCATTAGAAGAGGATCCCACCTTTGCCCTGGCCTACGCTGAGTTAGCTATGGTGTATTATTACCTCGATTTGCACCAAACCGATAAAAAATATCCGCTGGAAGTAAACCGCCATGCCGATAAAGCTTTGCTGTACGATGCCAAATTGCCGGAAAGTTTAGTAGCCAAAGCCATGTATTACATGTTGCAAAAAGAATACAAATCGGCCGCTACTTACCTGGAAAAAGCGCTGGAATACCATCCCAATTCGGCTTTGGTTATTCATTTTCTGGCGGATTTATACAACCTGTATCTCCCGAATGCTCCCAAATACCTGGAATATGCCCTAAAAGGGTTGCAACTGGAAATGGCCGCCCATGATTCCGTTACCACCAGTTACACGTATCTGCACCTGAGCAATGCCTTTATTCAGACCGGGTTTGTGGACGAAGCCCTCCGGTATATAAATAAATCCTTGCAATACAATCCGCAAAATCCTTTTTCGGGCTACCTGAAAGTTTATATTTTATACGCCAAAACCCATAACCTGCCGCAAACCAGGCAATTAATGCTGCAGGAACTAAACAAAGACACTACCCGCTTTGACATTATGCTGCAAATGGGGCAAATCTGTTACCAAATGCGGGACTATAAAAGTGCTTACCACTATTACAAAAGATTTATTCAGATCCGGGAGCAGCAGCAGTTGGAGGTGTATCGAAACGAAGATATCCATATTGGCATGACGCTGGCCAAAATGGGCTACCCAAAAGAAGCCGAAAAATTGGTCTCTAGTTTTAAAAAATTTGCCGATCAGGATCAATCGATTTACCATCATTTGTACCAGTCCATCTATTACGCTTACCGGAAAAATACCAGTCAGGCCATTGCGCATTTAGAGTTATTTTCCCGGGAAAACAACTACCAGTATTGGGTGCTTTTAATGGACAAAGACCCGGTAGCCGAACCGTTTAAAGATTTACCGGAATATAAAAAAGTAGTACAAACAATTACCACCAAGTTCTGGCAAACGCACCAAAAAATTAAAAAAAACCTGGAAGCGCAGAAATTGCTGTAACTAACCACCCCAGCCCACTAGGAACGTCTTTGGTCGGGTTTGTAAAATCAAGATTTTTAAAAAAAATAGGCCATGCTGGTTTAAGTAAAACGTGTTCTAAAAGCGAACGAAACCTGTATCAAAACCGGACATTTTTTTGCCTTAACCTTCCAGAATTACGACGCAAGTAGCTGATTTATAAATTTGTAGCAGTCTGGCATTTTTATTCCTTGTATTGGGGCAGGTAGGGTTAAACCGGGGGCACCAATTAACCGGGTGGCTCCCGGTCTTCTACCGCTAGGTTCCCTGTTTCTACTTTTAGTACTGCGGCCATGTTTCGAAATTATTTTGTAATAGCATTGCGTAATCTGCGTCGGCATAAAGCTTTTTCCGCGATCAATATTTTTGGTTTGGCGCTGGGCATGGCCACCTGCCTACTGATTGTATTATTTGTGCAGCACGAATACAGCTACGACCGTTTTAACACCAAGGCCGACCGCATCGTGCGGGTAATTTTCCGGGGTTCTATTCAGAACGAAATGATGGAAGAAGCGCACGTGATGCCCCCGGTAGCGCAAGCCTTACGCACCGATTATCCTGAAGTACAAGAAGCTACCCGCCTGCGGCAATACGGTTCGCCGCGGATCGTGTACGGCGATAAATCTTTCCGCGAAAACGCTTTTGCCTTCGTGGATGCCAATTTTTTTCAGGTATTTACTTTGCCTTTCGTACAGGGCGACCCTAAAACTGCTTTAACCCAGCCCAACAGCATTGTTATTTCGCAGGAAGTTGCCCGCAAGTTTTTTGGCACCGCCGACCCGATAGGTAAAGTACTTTATTTTAAAGACTTTAACGCTTCGCTGAAAGTAACCGGGGTCATTGAAAAAGTGCCCGCTAATTCGCATTTCCATTTTGCTATTTTTGCTTCCATGGCCAGTTTCCCGGATGCTAAATCACCTTCCTGGATGACTTCGGAGTTTTATACCTACCTGGTGCTGCCGAAAGGGTACGATTACAAGCAACTCGAAGCCAAACTGCCCCAGGTAGTAGAAAAATACATGGGGCCGCAACTTTTGCAAGCCATAGGTACCAGTTTGGCCCATTTCCGGCAAAACGGCAACGATTTAGGTTTGTTTCTGCAACCGCTCACCAGCATTCACCTGAACTCCCACCTGAAAGGCGAACTGGGCAACAACAGCAATAGGCAGTACATCTACATTTTTGGAGCAGTGGCTATTATCATGCTGCTGATTGCGGCCATTAATTTCATGAATCTTTCTACGGCCAGCGCTTCCAAGCGGGCTAAAGAAGTAGGTATTCGCAAAGTGCTGGGCTCGGTAAAAAAAGAACTCATTACCCAGTTCCTCACCGAATCTATTATCCTCACCAGTATCGGGCTGGTTCTGGCGGTGGGTCTGGTGTACCTGGCTTTGCCACTTTTTAATAGTTTGGCGGGTACTACTTTAACCCTCAATTTCTTTTCTAAC
This region includes:
- a CDS encoding acyltransferase family protein; translated protein: MEINPRRYDIDWVRVIAIGLLLIYHVAIGFQSWGMLIGFITTEKTWESLWIPMSMLNIWRIPLLFFVSGMGVYFAIQNRTWKQLLWERASRILLPFLFGYFCIVPLHLLLWQHNYHMQQTYLPNPGHLWFLGNIFIYVVALLPFFFYLKNNQTARLTAGVKKVISSPLGLIVLLVAFAAEAILVNPGAYTLYAMTWHGFFLGLLAFFFGFCFVWSGPAFWEMLLKGRWLFVCIAALLFTIRIIYFQRFALNYLLAIESVFWIVAVLAFSYKYLNRPSKALRYLSQAAYPVYIIHMVFLYLGSLLFFPVQVNAPLQFTLVLLFTAVGCFTLYEFLIRRVNLLRPLFGLKRK
- a CDS encoding helix-turn-helix domain-containing protein; the encoded protein is MILQDLAPHPSLTEFVQCYRIVHFNFVQAPEPVFKAYAPRPEVCLHFFLRERELVQLGKGPKTDYKFPVVLTGQQTSVLNRYLLGKDFITFNIAFQPTALFQLTGISAFELTNQYLDAELIFSKKIRLILEQLQNAGSYHQMVSIGDQFVNSLISNARKEAHRLDTVTRLMIQAGGKASLDWLAGEACLSTKQFTRKFYERTGVNPKTYLRIIRFTKAIHIKNAYPHRDWLRIALECGYFDYQHLVKDYKEFTKQTPNDYHFLESNSPESRLGLTAELYKSRAEASVSMV
- a CDS encoding helix-turn-helix domain-containing protein, with translation MPDSSIIDNDFISQITAVVEKNLANEQFGVSELADEMNMSRSNLLRKIKKLTHLSVSQLIREVRLRRGMDLLRQTSLNVSEVAHQVGFSSTSYFIKCFREHYGYPPGEVGKRAEEKIAEEITGEPVLLVPPKPKAKYPWLVLGGLVIVAALGFGYFLKFQATSAVPLEKSIVVLPFKNDSSDSTNVYLINGLMESTLNNLQKIKDLKVISRTSAEKYRRTTKSIPEMAQELHANYFVEGSGQKIGNQILLNIQLIDATTDKHLWAKQYKRETRDIFALQQEIARNIAQEIQAIITPEEEKRINKNPTNNLVAYDLFLKGQHLFRQGRRENQEKAIPFFKKALEEDPTFALAYAELAMVYYYLDLHQTDKKYPLEVNRHADKALLYDAKLPESLVAKAMYYMLQKEYKSAATYLEKALEYHPNSALVIHFLADLYNLYLPNAPKYLEYALKGLQLEMAAHDSVTTSYTYLHLSNAFIQTGFVDEALRYINKSLQYNPQNPFSGYLKVYILYAKTHNLPQTRQLMLQELNKDTTRFDIMLQMGQICYQMRDYKSAYHYYKRFIQIREQQQLEVYRNEDIHIGMTLAKMGYPKEAEKLVSSFKKFADQDQSIYHHLYQSIYYAYRKNTSQAIAHLELFSRENNYQYWVLLMDKDPVAEPFKDLPEYKKVVQTITTKFWQTHQKIKKNLEAQKLL
- a CDS encoding alpha/beta fold hydrolase; its protein translation is MTNNAISPAGKTYLFVHGAWHGAWCWDKVIPLVQAKGHTAIAIELPGHGQDIERTSEVSLKDYVNAVMKTANEQEGEVLLVGHSMAGMVISQAAEKLGSKKVSALIYLDAFLPRNGESLFALVEATLKQLSPNSRKPNLVENLITAEDHQTNWVNPELAAQIFYHDCSEADKKFALTRLSKEPIAPLATPVQLTEEVYGVIPKYFILCTESQDMDKTFLSTHVPCEKVYTLHSSHSPFFSMPEKLAEIIDEISLSIPIFSV
- a CDS encoding ankyrin repeat domain-containing protein — translated: MKTQPVNLLRVATPFLLLIVLFKGVSCNNAPASNPEKATMATSRNIKPPQIDIHTAVLTGNLAALQQHIQAGTDVNEKDPFGGSSPLITATIFDKPAEAKLLLEAGADVNFKNKEGSTALHTAAFFCRPQMVKMLLDKGADKTIKNGYGVTAYESVNSPFTEAKPAYDMLGKALGPMGLKLDYAYLEKTRPQIAALLK